The Roseiconus lacunae genomic sequence AGACGAGGAAGTCAAACAGCACTTTCCTTGGTAAACGGCAGCTAAATCCACAACAGACGATTTTCAACGACGCAACACACGCTTTGATTCGAGCCTATCAATGACCATCGACGACAATCTGTTTCAATCCGTTTGCCAAGTCGCACGAAAAGCGGCATTGTTTCAATCCGCCGCCGACGCGTTGGAGTGGGACGAACGCACCGGTATGCCCCCGGCAGCCGGCGAGTACCGAGCCGAACAGGTCAGTGCCTTGCGATCGACGGTTCACACGCTGCGCACCGCCAACGAATACGGCGAAAACCTTCAGCGGCTCGCCGAGCAGCTAGGTGGCTTGGACCCAGCCGATGACCACGTGACGACGGTTCGTGAACTTCACCGTGACTTTCAGCGGGAGCGTAAGTTGCCGCTGGAGTTGGTCTCGCGATTAAGCGCGATGACCGTTCGGGGACAACAGGTTTGGGATCGGGCTCGGCGTGAAGACTCGTTTGCTTTGTTCAAAGACACCTTAACCGAAATCGTTGACTTAAAACGTGAGGCCGGAGAGCGGATGGCCGAAGGCAGCGATAAGACGCCCTACGAAGCACTGCTCGACGAGTACGAACCAGATGCACGAATCAGTCACCTCGGGCCGGTGTTCGCGGATCTGAAAGGTCGGCTCAGCGAGTTGATTTCACGGGTCGCCGATGCTCCGCGGCAACCCGATGTCAGTTTGCTGCGACAATCATTCCCGGTCGATGCCCAACGTCAACTTAGCCAGGCCGTTGCCGAAGCGGTCGGATTCGATTTCAGTAGCGGCCGACTCGACGAAACCAGTCATCCGTTCTGTACAACGTTGGGGCCGGACGATTGCCGAATCCTCACCCGCTATGAAACCAATTGGTTGCCCAGTGGTTTGTATGGAACGCTTCACGAGGCTGGGCATGGGCTTTATGAGCAAGGATTGCGCGGCGATTGGTTTGGCCTTCCACCGGGTAGCTTTGTTTCGTTGGGGATCCATGAATCGCAATCGCGACTTTGGGAGAACCAAGTCGGTCGCAGCCGCGCGTTCGTTCGCTGGGCAATGCCGCTGCTGAAACAAACGTTTGCGGGGGCGCTCGATGATGCCGACGTCGAACAGGTTTACTTCGCTGTCAACCAAGTTCGCCCAAGTTTAATTCGTGTCGAGGCGGATGAAGCGACGTACAACTTGCACATCTTGATCCGGTTTGAACTGGAACAAGGCTTGATGTCTGGCGAATTGAAGGTGGCCGATCTTCCGGAGGCATGGAACGCACAGTACTCCGAAAGCTTGGGCATCGAACCACCTTCGGCGGCGGACGGAGTGCTTCAAGACGTCCACTGGAGCGCCGGTTTGATCGGTTATTTTCCAACCTATACGCTCGGAAACTTGGCCGCCGCCCAATTGTTCGACGCCATCGGCCAGTCCATCGGTGATGTCGAAGGGTTGATCGAAAAAGGCGAGTTCGGACCTATTCTCGATTGGCTTCGTGAGAACATTCACCAACACGGACGATGCTACTCTGGCGATCGCCTAGTCGAAAAGGCGACCGGCAAACCATTGTCGTCCGAACCGCTGTTGAACTACCTGAGCAAAAAATTGACTCCGCTTTACGGTCTACACTGATCGGTCAGCAAAGAGAACTTGCGGGGAACGACTGAAATCCGGGCCGAAAACGAATGTGCTCTGCTTGGTGAATCGGTGACCCGACAAAGCCTCCGCAGTATTTCAGTTTGGCGGCACGACTAGCCGCCCGGCGTCAACCACAGCATCAGCCGCTTGGCGTTAGCCACGGTCGAACAGAAACTAACGGCGCTAGCTCCCGACACAGTGCAGTCACGCCAATTTCGCAGTTGAATCCAAATACTCGCTGTCATCCGGTGATTGACCTACTTATTTACTTTTCAACCCAGATCACACCGCGACGATGCCCGATCGCCCACTCGATGGTCCGCCACAAGAATCCGCCGCCGCGAAGAAACTGCGTGGTGCCTTGATGGTTTTCGTTTTTGGAATGATCCCGGTCATCGGGATCCTTGTTTTCTTGAACCTCACTAAAGAGCAAGACGCAGATCGCGCCTACCAAGATGCAGCCGACCAACCCCTGGCAGAGCCGGATGCCGGGACAACCGTAGCGGACACATCAAGCTTGCCTGATGTCACCTTTGTTGATGTGACTTCCCAAACCGGAGTCACGTTCAATCACTCTTCAGAATCGATCGAAGCGGAACAAGGGGACCCGATTGCGTTGCCAAACCGGCAACCATCGCCGAACGATTTGCGTGGCGGCGTTGGAGTGTTTGACTACGACAACGACGGAAACCAAGACGTCTTGTTGGTTGGAAGTGAATGTCGATTGTTTCGTGGCAACGGTGATTTCCAATTCACCGATGTGACTGAACCCGTCGGGTTGAAGTCACGAATCGGTGTCACCGGAGTCGCAATAGGAGATTATGACGGGGACGGCGATCGCGATCTCTATCTAACCTCCGATGGCAAGAATCGATTGCTTCGAAACGATGACGGGGCATTCACCGATGTCACCGAGTCGGCGGGCTGTGGAGGTGCGGAACAGACCTCTAGCACAGGCGCATGCTTCGTTGACTACGATAACGATGGCTCTTTAGACCTAATCGTCTGTCATGAAGGTGGATATGAATCGGGCCGTGCAGTCTCACTGTATCGCAATGAAGGCGATGGGCGCTTCGACGATTCGACGCTCGAGGCTGGAATAGTCTTTCCGAGCGATGAAGCCGCATTCGTACGAACGATCGCTGTTAATGCCCTGGATTTTAATCGCGATGGTTTTCAGGACTTTTGCGTCACTCAGTTGTTCGGACCGAACGTGCTTTGGGAGAATCAGCGCGATGGGACATTCGTTGACGTGGCTCGCCAAACGGGATTGACGACCGACGAATCCGTCGTGGGATCGTTGGGACTAGATTCGAGCGTTTTTCGCGAAGACGAGACAATCGCGATTGTGATCGCCAATTCGACCGACAAACCAAATTCGTTTTTCATTGCACCGCCACGCCGGTCGGCCTTTGTCGATGCCGCGGGGTACAATGGATTCGGCTCCGCCGCCAACTCGCAATCGGCAATCGGGGCATTCTTTTTCGATGTCGATTTGGACGGCCGGCTCGACGTACTAACGACCCACGGCGGGTATGGATCATCGAGCGAGCCTGCTGTGCCACAAGTGTTTTGGAACGCCGGTAGAGATGCCGAAGCGGAACTTATACGACTTGAAAACCTTGGGGAATCCTTTGAACGCCCCATCAATGCGCGCGGTGCGAGTTTCGGTGACTTCGATAACGATGGCGATCAAGACCTGGTCGTTCTCGCTCGCGGCGAGACCGCAAAATTCTTTCGGAACGATCAATCAAGTGGGCATCACTACCTTCGGTTGCGGTTGATTGGAAAGCGCCCCTCAAATGACGCCGTTGGTGCTCAAGTCACCGTGATCGCCGGTGGCCAAAAACAAACTCGTATAGTTCATTCAGCCCGAGGCTATCTAAGTCAATCGGAAATCGAGCTGACTTTTGGACTGGGTGAAATCTCGAAAGTCGATCAGGTCACTGTTCGCTGGCCAGATGGCGCATCCCAAGTCGTTTCGATCACCGGCGTCGACGATCAAGTTGAGGTCCGCCAAGAATAAACGAGTCACCCTTTTAGTCATGCTGAATCGATACGACGTTGCCACCCTTTTCCTCGACCGCTTTCGACCTTCGTCCAGCTATAGACGCGCAGCGGGGGGAGATTCCGTGCGACGTGTTGCTTTCGAGGTGTTCCGAAAAGCGGATGAGCAACCTTGGCAACGTCGTCACGCACCTGGTACGCGAGAAACACGCCCGTGTTATCCAACAACTCATATATTTGTTGCGTGATCTGTCGGGCGACGTCAGCGGGGAGGTTGCTGAAGGGGATCCCTGAAACAACCACATCGCAACGATGGATACCATGTCGATGAGCGATCGCTTTTAGATTCAGTGCGTCACCGATTTCGTAGGCGAATCGTGAATCGGGGATTTCCGACAATGCATCGGCGAAAACCTCGGTTTTTTCGATCGCCAGTAACCGGGATTTCGCTGGCATTTGCTGGAGCAAATTGGCCGAGGTTCCACCGGCCCCTGGTCCAAGTTCGATCACCGTCTGCGCTTCGCGAATGCATTGACGGTTTGCTAAGCAGTCCATCAGTTGAGCTGAACTTGGAATAACGGTGGCGACCTCGCGTGGGTTTTGCAGCCATGCACGCAACACACACCAAGTGCGCTGGGCGAAAGAAGGCTGTGTCACGCGGAATCGACGAGTCCAACGGCGGGCTCTTGGTGGGGTGATCGCTTCGACGGTAGATGTCATGGTGGTTAGATTCAGCAGGCTTCACAGTCTCGTTCGCCCCAAACGCTGGCGGCGACGCCGCATCGAACAGCACGCGGCGTGCCCACTCCAAGTTCCTGCTCCATTTTTCGCTTTTGGCCAAATCTCTACCAAACTTGTCATGCGACGATGTTTCGCTGCGTGGCGTCTGCCCTCTTGGCATGACGATTGCACCACCACGCGGTGATGTATGTAATGTATAGAGCGTTGGTCAGCCTAGGTTCCGGTTGATCGGCCAGTGGTCGCCGAGTGATCAACGGCGTTTAATTCGGCGAATGCAATACGACGACCACGTTAGTTAGCGGCTAGTTGATTCTCGGTTGTCGCCTTTCACTCCAGGAAAGAGGCGTCTGTCAACGCAATTTTTGCGGAGCAGAAGGCGACGTAGGGAAAAGCCCAACCAGAAAATCAACCGGCCCATAGCCCCCGGCGGAAAGATGAACGATGTAGAACAACTTGGGTGTGATGATCCTTCTCTTGTCGAGCGTGCGTGCGATGGAAATTCGCTCGCCTTCACTCGTCTGATTCAGTGCAATCGCGACAAACTTTTTGCCTCTTTATGCCGGTTTCTCGATTCACCTGTCGACGCCGAAGAGGCGCTCCAAGAGGCGTTCGTACGAGCGTTTACGCGCATCGAATCGTTCAAACGCAATAGCAAGTTTTCGACGTGGCTTTACCGAATCGCACTCAACACTGCGATTACCAATCGGCAGAAAAATCGCCGCGCCATTTCGATTCATGGCAGAGATCAGCAGTACCTCTACGACTTCGAGGACTCGCGTTACGAGTCGGCGGAGTCGATGATCATTCGCGAAGAGCAGAAGCAATTGGTGCATGCGGCGCTTGATCGGTTGAACGACGACCATCGCGCGATTCTGATTTTGCGAGAAATGGATGACTTAGCCTATGAAGAAATTGCGTCAGTGCTTGGCATTCCGATCAACACCGTCCGCAGTCGACTCTCTCGAGCCCGCGATCGGATGCGAGAGGTCGTCGAAGAGCTGCAGCAATACGTCGCCGAACCCACCAGCTAGACGGTTCGGACGCGATCTGACGGTCACCGGCAAGTAAATCCGCATCAGGCAATTATTCCGCGACCGATTCAGCCGCGCGTAGCGCACGCAGAATGTTACCGCCGAGAATTTTATGGATCTGTTCTTTGCCGTATCCTCGGTTCAGCAACTCCTGCGTGATCAATGGATAGCTAGCTACACTTTCCAGTTGTAGCGGCAATCGCGGGACTCCGTCAAAGTCTGAACCAATCCCGACGTGGTCAATCCCCGCGACCATGATCACATGCTCAATATGATCGACGACATCGTGGATTGTTCCGTTGGCATTCTCATTCGCCGCTAAGGTTTCTGTCGGCGCGACGTATTTTGAAAAGAAGTTGACCATGACAACGCCGCCGTTCTTCGAAAGTTCTTTCAGTATTTCATCAGGCACATTTCTCGGGTGATCGGTGATCGCGGCAGCCGATGAGTGCGAAAAGATGACAGGCGCGGTCGAGATTTCCATCGCCTGCCGCATGACTTCAGGAGAAACATGAGACAGATCGACCAGCATACCGAGACGATTCATTTCTCGTACGACTTCGATACCAAATTCTGTCAGTCCTCCATGTCTTGATTCGTCTGTCGCAGAGTCCGCCCATGGCAAAGTTCTTGAATGCGTCAACGTCATGTAACGACAACCACGATCGTAGAGTCGTTTCAAATTGCCAAGTGACCCTTCAATCGAATGACCGCCTTCGATTCCCATCATCGACGCGATCTTTCCAGACTCGGCGATCCGCATCACATCGTCTGCCGTCGATGCCATTTCGAACACGTCGGGATAACGCTCGACCAATTGATCGATAATCTCGATTTGGTGAAGTGTTTGCAGAAATGCGTCTTCCGTTTCCGTGGTATCCGCAGGCACATAGACCGACCAAAATTGCGCCTTCAGACCTCCCTTGCGCAGTCGCGGAATATCGGTATGTTGCTGCGGTTGCAACTTCGACACATCAACTTGATCGAAGGATGAATTCCCATTTTCGCGAAGTTCCCAAGCGAGATCATTGTGTCCGTCGAATAGCAAACCGGAAAAATGAATCTCGCGTCCTTGCTCAGTTAGCAGTACTTTGGGGCGTACCAGCGGGGGATCGGCCGGCAACCATTGGGCAAACACCAAAAGATTGACGACAGAAATGAAAATCCGGCAACACATCGACACTGGTCCTCTCTTTTTCGACTCAGTTCGTTGCTTCAGGTCCCTTTGCTTCAGACCAAGGATCCGTCGTGATGAATATCCGAAGCATTCCGAAAGCTTACCAGATCGAAGCACTCGACTGGATGAGTTCCACCTCAACCAAAAAAACGGTGTCGCATGAGTAACATCTCGTTGATCTCCAGTTGGCAAATTAATCATGCGATCTTCGAAACGTTATCGAGGAAAAACCCTAGTTAGTGGTCTGGTTCATCACCGCGGTCAAAATGCTCATCGGCGGCATCGTTATTGTTGAGGAGCCTAATTCGATTTTGGCGTTTCCGTCGTTTTGAAACTTGAAATCATCGGACGTACGAATCAGTTCAAAGCGTTTTCCCTTTGGAACATTTTTCATCGTGACCTCCAGTGTCTGTTCTTCATTCGCAGAATTGATCGCAACCACGACAAGTTGCTGATCGCTTTCATGCAGAAATGAAGCTACTTGAATTGGTCCAAACGCGGGACTGGCCGCTATCCGTACTGCACCGGGACGAATGAATTTGAAGTAGTGCCTTGCCGCGTGCGACTTGTCGGTGTATCCGCTGGTCAACATTAAACCATGTGTCGATTTCTCTCGTTCGCAGATCTGCCACGGGACGAACGCAGAACAATTGCCTCCGACCAATGCGTTATGAATCGCATTGGCGACGCCCTTTTGAATGGGAACTGGCCAATCGTGACCACCGGTCCCACCTTCGGTGATCCAGAACGGCTTGCCTGTCTCCTGGATAAGCTTCCAGAAAACTCGTGATGAATTCGCCGACATTTCTTCCACCACACCATCTTCATAGCCGTGCGTAGCGAATACATCGATGGCCTCAAATGCGGCTTTGTCCTTTTTGATCGCTTCGATGTAGGTTCCCGTTCCACCGTCATACATATGACTGGTCATCGTTTCTGGACCAAAGATTTTGACGTCTTGGTATCCTTCTCGATCGAGCGCCGTACGAAGCATGGACAAGATTATCACATAGTCATCCGCGTCCCAAACACAGCTCTCGAATGATTGCGAGAATTGAACTTCATTTCCCGGACTGACAGCGTAGAGCGGCGCGCCTTCCGAATCGTGTTTTTTGACGTATTCGACCATCCACTTGCAGAAATGGGGATAGAACTCCTTCTTCACACGGTTCCGAATCCCACGATAGTCATTGGCCCGAATCCCGCTAGAACGCTCGTCTGTGATCGAATCGTTTTCTTTCATCCACGCCGGCGGACTCCAAACGGTTCCGATCAGCTTTGAGTTGGGCTCATGTTGTCGGATGGCCTTTCCAAAGTCGACAAAGATCTGTGGTCTACCACGACTTGCCTGCATATCAAAATCGGTGTGGCTGATCTGACGCCAATCGGACTGAGCATTGGGTAAGGTCGGTCCCCACATGTTAACCCTTAACATGGTGCATCCCATGCCATTGACATATGTGTCTTGAAATTCTTCTGTCCGATACAGCTCTCTCATCGGAGCCTGCCACGCGACGAGACACGTTCCAAAGCCCTCGATCGTTTGAAATCGCTGACTTCCGTCAATTTTGACTTCGACGGCATTGGCCGGAAAAGCCAAAGCGAAAAGTAAAAGCAAGACGCTACAGATATAGAAACGACTCATTGTGTGCACTGGAGTAGTGATGGCGGGGTGGAACCTACGACCGAACCGCCATTGTATCTGACCGCTTTCCTCCGTTGTAAAACACACGTTTTCATTGAACGCTGGAGGAGAAGACGTTGGTGCGATCTGCAAAACTTTGACCGCCGCTGTCCGCCTCACACCAGAGATCCATTTTGTCTTTGAAATTGGGAAATGCAAAAGATTCGGTGTCAGACCCCAAGTTCCGACGCGTTCGTAGTAAAGATTGGCCACAGCGACGAGGTTGCCAAAGTTAAGCACATCGAAAGGTAGTCGACGAAGCGATCTCGGCTTGTTTAAGAGGCCCTCAGGCAGATTCGCCCCAAGCCGTCGATGCCTATGCGTCGTCTGCTGAGTAGATAGCGACGTCTCGCTCACCGCGCAAGTTAATCGAGCTCGCGCCTTTCTAACTGAGGCAATGTGAACTACGCTGAAGACTTGCGCCCGCCCCCCCCGAAATTCGCTATCGACCATGCGTGTTCGTCCATTTCGTCGCTTAAAGGCTGAGGTCCTTGAACGTCGATGCCTTCTGGCGTCAGATGTGATGGAATCGGAGCCAAATGACCAAATCTCAGACGCGGATGTGTTCACGGAAACCGGAATTCTGCGAGGCAGCTTTTCATCCGAACAGGACAGCGACTATTTTCGGGTCGAATTGTTGCAAGGTAGTTCGATAGCCATCGACCCAAGATATGCGGATTCAGATCGCGGCGATCGTGAACACTTTACTGCGTTCGATTTATTGGACAGCAGTGGTCGGCTAGTGCTCCGGTCAGACGACGTCTTCGCCACGACGTATGTCGTTCCAGAAACATCGGACTACTTTTTGCGAATCAACGCGGATGATCGATTTGATCTCCCCACTATCAGCTATGCGATTTCGGTTTCGATCGCTCCCTTGGCCGGCGTCCTCGAAGCAGAGCCCAACGATTCAATTGAACAGGGAAATGAAGTCAACTCGGCGACGCGGATTGCTGGCGAACTGACCTCAGCCGTCGATCGCGACGTGTTTTCAATCGCTGCGTCTGGCGGTGAAACGATCGTTCTTGATTTCACTTATCACCACCAATACCCACGGGTCTCACTGCTTGATTCTAGCGGTAGCGTACAGCGTGTCGACGAATCGGGACTTGGGTTCGCGTTCCAAACTCAACGTTCGGATCAGTATCACGTTGTCTTGGAATCAACTGGCATCCAAACTGGAACGCTCGCGTATACTGCCAATCTTGCGAAATTCGGTAATGCGACGGTCGAGCCAGAACGTGGACATCACCTAAGTGACCATAGTTCAACTTGGTCGGTCACACGGCAATCCAGCGAGCGTGTATCGATTTTGGAAAGCGTCGATGATAAAGATATCTACCTTCTTGAAGGAAATGGATTAGAACGTTTTTACTTTGACCTGCGCAGTGACCCGAACGATTTCCTTTCACATACTGGTCGCCGAATTAGTTTGCTCAACCAGTATGGGCAATTGATCGCGTATAGCGAAAACCAACGGTTCAACTACGTCGAATTACCGATGCTGTCAACGCCGGGGAAATACTTCTTGGTTGTCGAGCCGACTTCGCACCTCGGCCTCGGCGCGTACAAACTTGCCGGTTCGACGATTGATGTTTTTGGGCACCAACGTGACGTCCCCTTATACTTCTTCGACTTTGATCAGCAATTGCCCGAACATCGCGGGCGTGGTTTTGACGCTCCGTTCTCAAGTCCTGAAAATATTCCATTTATCATCGGCGCATTCGAATCGACATACGATCGTTTCGATGTCGATGTCACGACGGAGCTTCCGGCTGGCGATCGCCCCTATATTTCACAGGGTGTCGGCAATTTTTCGGGCCGAGGGAATGGCGGCAATGGAAGCATTCGTTTACGCACCGTTGAAGGATCGTCAATTGCGGACATACCGAGTGGAATCCCAGTCGGAACGATCAATCACGAAGTAGGGCATGCAGTAACGCTGAATCACTTCCGAAGTAGCCTGCAACAAGTCGCATGGGAGAACTACGGAAAAGACCTTTTTCCCGGAACCGGCTTTGGCTTTTCTACTCAACCGGTTGCAACTGGGACGACGATGAATCATCTCGATCAAGTCGATTGGGTGCTTCAATCTGGAAGCCAATATCGAGACCCGATAGGTAGCACCGAACCGGTCGAGTTGGACGTGTTAATCGACGAAATGATGTTTGAACTGCGGACCGAGACTCAAACAACGGTCGGACGAGATCCACACCATATCGTGCAAGGTGATTTCAATGGCGATGGGCATACTGATCTGGTGACGGCCAATAGCGGCGATTCCACGATGACCATTCTCTACGGTTCGTCGACGGGAGTCTTAGGAAACGCACATCATCTTAATGTTGGTCCCGATGCCTGGTTCGTTGACTCAATCGCCTCGTCCGATTTCAACGGTGATGGGATCGACGACTTGGCACACTCCAACTACGAAGCGGCCGGCAGCATTTCGATTTTTCTTGGAAGCACTACTGGGCCGCCGATCTTGATCGATGACTTCCCTGTCGGCAACCGACCCAACTCGATTCGGGCGGCCAACTTGAATGCCGATCAGTTTCTCGACCTTGTCGTTGCAAACTATTTCGGTGCTGATGTGTCCGTATTGATGGGAATGGGAGATGGAACTTTCGCCAATGCCGTTCACGTCAGTACCGGTGGTGCACGTGCCAACTCCATCGAGATTGCTGATTTGAATCTCGATGGGCACGCTGATGTGATCGTCGGAGACTCCATCGGATCACATGTCACTGTCCTCATCGGATCTGCCAACGGGACACTGACAGTGGCAGAGCAATACGATTTGCCTGATGACGTTGCTGACTTGGTTGCCTTGGATGCCAATCTCGATGGTAAATTGGATGTGGCCAGCGTCAGCCGAGAGGAAGGTTCTATGACGATCCTGCTTGGCGACGGCGGAGGAGAGCTGTCGATCGACCGATCTTTTATTGGATCCCCCGGGGCCGCCATGATTGAAACGGGCGATGTCAATGGCGATGGCGCGGCGGACTTGATGGTGCCTGTCCGCGACCGGTCGATTTTTGAAGTTTATCTCAATGACGGATCCGGTGACTTCGGTCGACCAATCCAATTTGACCTAGATTCATCTCTCGGATCGGGCGTTCTGCTAACCGACGATAGCGAAACAGGAGACGTTGAATTATGGATCGCCGAAGCTGGCCCAGACACGATCCGGAAGATGTTGCCAGTGGCGAACGACCCAAGAAATGATCGTGCCGTTATTCACGGGTCGATCGATACGGGGTCTGAGGTAGAGATTTATTCGTTAAGCGTTGTCGCTGGAGATACTTATCTTTTTGACATCGATTCGGCAGAGTATCAGTACACACTCGATGCGGCGATTGTAATCACCGATGCGGTCGGTAATGTCGTCGTCGCAAATCGCGCCAGCGTTGATCCAGACAGTGGCCTGACATCCGCAGATCCGGCGATACTGCATACTTTTCGTACCTCCGGCGAATATCAAGTTCACGTTTTCGGCGAGAATGGGACCCAGGGAAAGTTCCGATTGAAGGTGACTCCTGAACGAGCGTTCGATACGGCGGGCCCACGTCTCTTACGTGCCTTCCCCCAAGAAAACGATGTCATCGATCAAACCAAGCAACTGGCGTTCTGGTTTAACGAAGGCGTCGCTGCCGAGTCAATCAATCAACAAACGCTTCGGGTTGTTGGTCAGAGTTCAGGTTTGATGCAAGGAACTACCGCGTTTGATCCAATCAAGAACGTTCTCATTTGGACTGCCGATGAATTGCTGCCTCTCGATACGTACACGGTGACACTTGATGGACTCTACGACTCCTTGGGCAACAATTTGGATGGCGAAATCAACGCGGTCGTCTTTCCGAGTGTCTCCGGAGATGCTATCCCGGGCGGTGCATTGCAGTACTCGTTTCATGTCAATGCACCGGACACGTCGCCGGCAACCGTGGATTCCTGGTCTCTTACCGAGTCATCTTACAGCTCGCACGTCATTTTTCTTGAATTCAGTGAGCCTCTCGACGCTGTCGAAGCTCAACGTCAA encodes the following:
- a CDS encoding glycoside hydrolase family 30 beta sandwich domain-containing protein, encoding MSRFYICSVLLLLFALAFPANAVEVKIDGSQRFQTIEGFGTCLVAWQAPMRELYRTEEFQDTYVNGMGCTMLRVNMWGPTLPNAQSDWRQISHTDFDMQASRGRPQIFVDFGKAIRQHEPNSKLIGTVWSPPAWMKENDSITDERSSGIRANDYRGIRNRVKKEFYPHFCKWMVEYVKKHDSEGAPLYAVSPGNEVQFSQSFESCVWDADDYVIILSMLRTALDREGYQDVKIFGPETMTSHMYDGGTGTYIEAIKKDKAAFEAIDVFATHGYEDGVVEEMSANSSRVFWKLIQETGKPFWITEGGTGGHDWPVPIQKGVANAIHNALVGGNCSAFVPWQICEREKSTHGLMLTSGYTDKSHAARHYFKFIRPGAVRIAASPAFGPIQVASFLHESDQQLVVVAINSANEEQTLEVTMKNVPKGKRFELIRTSDDFKFQNDGNAKIELGSSTITMPPMSILTAVMNQTTN
- a CDS encoding carboxypeptidase M32, translating into MTIDDNLFQSVCQVARKAALFQSAADALEWDERTGMPPAAGEYRAEQVSALRSTVHTLRTANEYGENLQRLAEQLGGLDPADDHVTTVRELHRDFQRERKLPLELVSRLSAMTVRGQQVWDRARREDSFALFKDTLTEIVDLKREAGERMAEGSDKTPYEALLDEYEPDARISHLGPVFADLKGRLSELISRVADAPRQPDVSLLRQSFPVDAQRQLSQAVAEAVGFDFSSGRLDETSHPFCTTLGPDDCRILTRYETNWLPSGLYGTLHEAGHGLYEQGLRGDWFGLPPGSFVSLGIHESQSRLWENQVGRSRAFVRWAMPLLKQTFAGALDDADVEQVYFAVNQVRPSLIRVEADEATYNLHILIRFELEQGLMSGELKVADLPEAWNAQYSESLGIEPPSAADGVLQDVHWSAGLIGYFPTYTLGNLAAAQLFDAIGQSIGDVEGLIEKGEFGPILDWLRENIHQHGRCYSGDRLVEKATGKPLSSEPLLNYLSKKLTPLYGLH
- a CDS encoding dipeptidase; protein product: MCCRIFISVVNLLVFAQWLPADPPLVRPKVLLTEQGREIHFSGLLFDGHNDLAWELRENGNSSFDQVDVSKLQPQQHTDIPRLRKGGLKAQFWSVYVPADTTETEDAFLQTLHQIEIIDQLVERYPDVFEMASTADDVMRIAESGKIASMMGIEGGHSIEGSLGNLKRLYDRGCRYMTLTHSRTLPWADSATDESRHGGLTEFGIEVVREMNRLGMLVDLSHVSPEVMRQAMEISTAPVIFSHSSAAAITDHPRNVPDEILKELSKNGGVVMVNFFSKYVAPTETLAANENANGTIHDVVDHIEHVIMVAGIDHVGIGSDFDGVPRLPLQLESVASYPLITQELLNRGYGKEQIHKILGGNILRALRAAESVAE
- a CDS encoding RNA polymerase sigma factor, with amino-acid sequence MNDVEQLGCDDPSLVERACDGNSLAFTRLIQCNRDKLFASLCRFLDSPVDAEEALQEAFVRAFTRIESFKRNSKFSTWLYRIALNTAITNRQKNRRAISIHGRDQQYLYDFEDSRYESAESMIIREEQKQLVHAALDRLNDDHRAILILREMDDLAYEEIASVLGIPINTVRSRLSRARDRMREVVEELQQYVAEPTS
- a CDS encoding CRTAC1 family protein produces the protein MPDRPLDGPPQESAAAKKLRGALMVFVFGMIPVIGILVFLNLTKEQDADRAYQDAADQPLAEPDAGTTVADTSSLPDVTFVDVTSQTGVTFNHSSESIEAEQGDPIALPNRQPSPNDLRGGVGVFDYDNDGNQDVLLVGSECRLFRGNGDFQFTDVTEPVGLKSRIGVTGVAIGDYDGDGDRDLYLTSDGKNRLLRNDDGAFTDVTESAGCGGAEQTSSTGACFVDYDNDGSLDLIVCHEGGYESGRAVSLYRNEGDGRFDDSTLEAGIVFPSDEAAFVRTIAVNALDFNRDGFQDFCVTQLFGPNVLWENQRDGTFVDVARQTGLTTDESVVGSLGLDSSVFREDETIAIVIANSTDKPNSFFIAPPRRSAFVDAAGYNGFGSAANSQSAIGAFFFDVDLDGRLDVLTTHGGYGSSSEPAVPQVFWNAGRDAEAELIRLENLGESFERPINARGASFGDFDNDGDQDLVVLARGETAKFFRNDQSSGHHYLRLRLIGKRPSNDAVGAQVTVIAGGQKQTRIVHSARGYLSQSEIELTFGLGEISKVDQVTVRWPDGASQVVSITGVDDQVEVRQE
- a CDS encoding class I SAM-dependent methyltransferase; its protein translation is MTSTVEAITPPRARRWTRRFRVTQPSFAQRTWCVLRAWLQNPREVATVIPSSAQLMDCLANRQCIREAQTVIELGPGAGGTSANLLQQMPAKSRLLAIEKTEVFADALSEIPDSRFAYEIGDALNLKAIAHRHGIHRCDVVVSGIPFSNLPADVARQITQQIYELLDNTGVFLAYQVRDDVAKVAHPLFGTPRKQHVARNLPPLRVYSWTKVESGRGKGWQRRIDSA